From Aquabacter sp. L1I39, the proteins below share one genomic window:
- a CDS encoding linear amide C-N hydrolase: MRKRTYMTGLGLAAAVSAILAGGPIASACSLILWNTNDKAVVAARTMDLYIDDQPRLVFLPRGIARRGVSERNAVEWTSKYASTVMTALDAATSDGMNEAGVSVHLLYLHGSEHEPDDARPGLSNALWGQYVLDNFATVSDALAALEKLRIVSVKVHGREWPLHLSIEDATGDSAVIEFVGGKVVVHHGKDVTVMTNEPPLDEQMANLKRYKLFGGELSMPGDIDPMSRFVRASSYLKTLPPPADTTEAIGHLAGVVRNVAVPFGAHDTSGGESMDTWPTRWASVSDHTHKVYYVMPVNSPNVLWVDFSKLKLDGKDILAVTPTEPGLSGDVSASLKPFGTTAKAFPPNH; encoded by the coding sequence ATGCGCAAGAGGACTTACATGACCGGCCTCGGCCTCGCCGCAGCCGTCTCGGCCATTCTGGCCGGCGGGCCCATCGCCTCCGCTTGCAGCCTCATCCTCTGGAACACCAATGACAAGGCCGTGGTGGCCGCACGCACCATGGATCTTTATATCGATGACCAGCCGCGCCTCGTCTTTCTGCCCCGCGGCATCGCTCGGCGGGGTGTGTCCGAGCGCAATGCGGTCGAGTGGACGTCCAAATATGCCAGCACGGTCATGACCGCGCTCGATGCCGCCACCAGCGACGGCATGAACGAGGCAGGAGTCAGCGTCCATCTCCTTTATCTGCACGGCAGTGAGCACGAGCCGGACGATGCACGCCCGGGCCTTTCGAATGCGCTCTGGGGTCAGTATGTGCTCGACAACTTCGCCACCGTCTCGGATGCGCTGGCGGCGCTCGAGAAGTTGCGGATCGTCTCGGTGAAGGTGCATGGGCGCGAATGGCCGCTGCACCTGTCCATCGAGGATGCCACCGGCGACAGCGCCGTCATCGAGTTCGTGGGCGGAAAGGTGGTGGTCCATCACGGCAAGGACGTCACCGTGATGACCAATGAGCCGCCGCTGGACGAGCAGATGGCCAACCTGAAGCGCTACAAGCTGTTCGGCGGCGAGCTGTCCATGCCCGGCGACATCGATCCCATGAGCCGCTTCGTGCGCGCCTCGTCCTATCTGAAGACGCTGCCGCCGCCCGCCGACACGACCGAGGCCATCGGCCATCTGGCCGGGGTGGTCCGCAATGTGGCCGTGCCGTTCGGGGCGCACGATACGTCTGGAGGCGAGTCCATGGATACCTGGCCGACCCGCTGGGCTTCCGTCTCCGACCACACCCACAAAGTCTATTATGTGATGCCGGTGAACAGCCCCAACGTGCTCTGGGTCGACTTTTCCAAGCTGAAGCTGGACGGGAAGGACATTCTCGCCGTCACGCCCACCGAGCCGGGGCTGAGCGGGGATGTCTCGGCCAGCCTGAAGCCGTTTGGCACCACCGCAAAGGCGTTTCCGCCGAACCACTGA